The Arthrobacter sp. D5-1 genome segment CGCTCTTCCACCATCGGTAGGTGGGAGAGCGTTTGCGTTTAAGGCGCGGGATCTGAGAGAGCGATCGGGAAAACCCGACGGGAAGTGAACGGGCGTTAGAGGAGGCGGCGCTCGGCCGCCCACTTGGTGAGCTCGTGGCGGCTGGAGAGCTGCAGCTTCCTCAGGACGGCCGAAACATGGGTTTCCACGGTCTTGATGGAAATGAAGAGTTCCTTGGCGACTTCCTTGTAGCTGTATCCCCGCGCGATGAGCCTCATGACTTCGAGTTCGCGCGCAGAAAGCTTGTCCAGTTCGTCGTCCGCGATATCCGCCGGAGCAGTACCGAACGCATCCAGCACAAAGCCCGCAAGCCGCGGTGAGAAGACTGCGTCGCCATCGGCCACCCTGATCACGGCATCGGAAATCTCTTTGCCGGAGATGGTCTTGGTGACATACCCACGGGCACCGGCGCGGATGACGGAGACCACGTCCTCGGCTGCGTCCGAAACACTGAGCGCCAGGAAACTGGTGGTTCCCAGCAACGCGGTCGATCCGGCAATGACCTCACGGCCGCCACCGCCCAGTCCGCCGGGAAGGTGAACGTCCAGGAGCACCACCTCCGGGCGGGTTTCGGCAATGACGGCGATGGCCTGCTCCACCGTTCCGGCTTCTCCCACGACGTCCATGCGGGCATCGAGATCGGCCTTCAGCCCGGACCGGAAGATGGTGTGGTCATCCACGATCACCACCCGCACCGTGCGTCCTGGACCATTCTGGGGGTTGGTGCTCATTGCTTCGCTTCTCCATTCCGGGCTTCACTGTTCCGGGTTTCACTGTTCCGTTGTTCGCCCGCGTCGCCGTTGGCGGACGGCAGGGTCAGCCGGACTTCCGTTCCGTCGCTGCTGCTGTTGATGGTCGCTGTGCCACCGTGCCGCTTCATCCGGCCAATGATCGATTCCTTGACGCCCAGCCTGTCGTCCGGAACAGCTTCCGGATCGAAGCCGGGACCGCGGTCCTTGACGAAGATTTCCGTAGTGCCCGCAGTACTCTCCACGTACACGGACACCGCTCCGCCGCCATGCCGCGCGGCGTTGAGCATCGCTTCACGGGCTGCCTGCACCATGGCCTCGTGCCGCTCCGTCATGTCGGTATCGCCCACCGCCACCACTTCTACCGCATGGCCTTGGGAGTCTTCAACCTCCGCTGCGACAGCCTTGATGCGCTCGGCCAGGAGCCCTGATTCCTTGGCTGCATCACTGAAAAGCCAGGCCCGGAGTTCGCGTTCCTGTGCCCTGGCAAGCCGTACGACGTCCTGCTCCGACCCCGCCCTGCGCTGGATCAGCGCCAAGGTCTGCAGCACGGAATCGTGCAGATGGGCGGCAATCTCGGCGCGTTCTGTCTCCCGGATGCGTCCTGCCCGTTCGGTTTCCAGGTCCTTCCAAAACTTCAGTCCCCAGGGCAGCAGAACCAGGGCAACCCCACCCAGGACGGCCACGGACGCCAGCAGCGCCAGCCAGGTCTGTTCCCACGATCCCGAGCCGGACACCATGACCAGGACGCCCGCCACCACCAGCGCCAGCCCGGCTGCCAGCCGGACCCAGCCCCCGGCTTGATCGGCTTTCGTCTTGTCCACCAGGCCGGCCCTGCGCGTTTCGTCGAGCTGCATCCAGGCGATAGCCGCACCGCCCAGGATGGCCGCAGCCGGTATGAGGGTCCCCAGGGGAACGTCGACGCCGAACTGGCGGGCAATCAGGATGGCGGCCACCAGGAGCAGGGCCGCGCCGAGAAGGATTTCCTTGCCATATTGGATACGCCGTGAGGAGAACCAGGATGCCAAGCCGCCCCCACCGCCGCTGCCCGCCCAGTCCCACGCGGCGGTGGGACTGCCAAACCCTGCAGGTTCAGCAGCGGGAACCTGACCACGGCCCGCGGCGTCGCTGCCGCCCGGGACCGGATGGCCAGCAGCTGCCCCGGGAAACGGCCCGCCCACCGGGACGGAACCAAGGACAGGAGGTGCGCCGGCCGCCGATGGTGGGCATCCGGCGTCGTACGTTTTCGATGCCTGGTGACTTCCAGCGCCTGGTGTGAATCCGGCAGGCGTGGTTCCACCATTGGGCGGCAGGCTTACGGCAGGAGCAATGGGCGACGCCGGACGGCGGGCATTGCGCTTGGCGCTCTCATCCGCCGTGGGAACCATGGTCCACAGCCACGCGTAGAAAGCCACGCCAGCGCCGCCGGCGAAACACGCCAGGATCATGCCAAGCCGGACGAACTTGACCGGCCAGCCCAAGTGATCTGCCAGCCCACTGCAGACGCCGGCAATCATGCGGTCGCTGCTGCGAACCAGCACGGGGCGTTGTACAGCGGTAGTCATGTACCAATCCAAACACGGATAAGGGTGACCCGGACTGGAAACCAGCGTAGTTCGGGGGTCCCTCAGGGGTCATTCAGGGTATCCCCCAGTAGAGGGAAGGACGGGCGGGGCGGCAGGATCGAAGTATGAACGCGAACAGCATCAATCCAGAGGAACCCGGAACGCCAGGCACTGCCGGCACCTCCGGCGCACAGCAAGGACCCACCGCCGGCACTTCCGCGGGAACTGGTCCGGACAATGGCAACTACCCGCCGGCCGGCGCCGCTCCGGCCGTTTCCCAGGAGAACTTCTTCGACTGGATCCGCAACCAAGGCATCCGCCGCGGACCGGACCGCTGGATTGGCGGCGTCGCAAGCGGCGTGGCCCACCGCTTCGGCATCGATCCGCTGATTGTGCGGGGCATCTTCATTGTCCTGGCGCTCTTCGCCGGCGTTGGGGTGCTGCTTTACGGCATTGCCTGGGCCCTCCTGCCGGAGCCCGATGGCCGCATCCACGTCCAGGAAGCAGCTGCCGGCCGCTGGTCCGGAGGCATGACCGGCGCGTTGATCACCACGATCATCGGACTCCCGAGCCTGGGCCGGGGATTCTGGGGTTGGGGCTGGGACGGATTGCCTGGCCTGTTCTGGACGCTGTTCTGGATGGGTGGCATCTTCTACCTCATCTACTTCCTGGTCCAACGCAACAAAGCTTCGAAGGGAACTCCGCCCATGGGCCAGCAGAACTATTCCGCAGCACCCGGGAAGACCTCCGCGTACGGAACCCCCGCACCGGGGACGCCAGTGGCCCACGGGCCGTCAACCGCTTACGGACCGTCTGCCGCGTATGGGACTTCGACCGCGGGCAACACGGGCGTCCCTGTCTACGGCGTCGGCCAGCACGGGACCAACCTCCATGGTCACAGCGCCGGCGCCGTACCGCCATCGGGCCCGTACACGCCGTCGGGTCCTTACAGCCCGTCCAATCCGTCCGGCCCCCGTCCACCGCAGGGCCCCATTCCCCCGCAGGACTGGCAGCCCCAGCCCGCCGCCCCCAAGCGCAAGGGACCCGGGGCTGCGATCGTGGCAGTCTCCGCCGGAGCTGCGTTGCTGGCCGGCGGTACGTTGAAAGCGCTCGACGCCGGGAACGTCATTGAGTTGGGCAACTCCGCCAACGCCGTGGTGTGGGCCACCGGTGCCGCAGTCCTGGGCCTGGGCATCCTGGTCGCGGGGCTCCGCGGCCGGACCTCAGGGTTCCTTGGTTTCCTTGCAGTGGCTGCCCTCATCATCGGCGGGATCTTCAACGTGGTCCCCAGGGACGGAGACCGTTTCACTTTCCACGACGTGAACTGGGCACCCACATCCCTGGAGCAAGCGCGGCAAGGGATCGACGTCACCGGCGCCCAAGGGGTGGTGGACCTGACCGACATCACCATGAATCCCCCGCTGATCTCCGAAGTCCTGATCCCCGTTGATGCGACCGCCAGCAACGTGACGGTCATCATTCCCGACGACGTGCCTGTGGAAGTCAGGGCGGACATGACCTTCGGCAACCTCAACGAACGCGGCTCGGACCGCGGCGGCCGGCTCCAGGACGAGCGGACCCTGTACAACACCGGGAAGCCCGGAGCCAACCTCGTGGTGGAAATCGACGGCACGTTCAGCAACGTGACCATCCAGGAAGGAAACTGACATGAGCACCAACGAGCCCGGCAAGGCCAACGAAGCCCAGCCCACAGTGCCCCTGCCCAAAGAAACCAACCCCACCGAGGCCCTGCCCAAGCCACGGCTCCAGGAAATCCCGCTGACGCCACCGCTGGAGCGCAGCTTCCAGGTGGAGCACGCGGACGACGACGAGCCCCGGCAAGCCCGGATCGGCACCGTGGTGTGGGGGTTGATCGTGATAGCCCTGGCGGCCTTGATCGTCATCTCAACGCTCGGTTGGGTCACACTGAACGGCACGTACGTCCTGATAGGCCTGATGATCGGTGCAGGAGCAGCCTTGGTAGTGGGAGGACTCCTCTCCGCCCGCAAAGGTTCCAAAAAAGTGACCACTACGAAGTGACAAAGCAACCACAACAGGGAAGTCTGTAGCCATGGACAAGTTCTTCAGCATCGTCAGGGGCTTCGGCCTGAAGCGTGGACCGCAACGCTGGCTGGGCGGGATCTGCGGAGGAATCGCGGCCAAGCTCAGGGTGGACGTGGCATACGTCCGGGTGGCATTCCTGCTCTTCTGCCTGCTGCCGGGACCCGCGTTCGTGATCTATATCCTTGGCTGGCTGATCCTGCCGGACCAGAACAATAAGATCGCCCTCGAATCGTTCATCAGCCAGCGTTCCCGGTAAGTCCCGGTCACAAAGCACACGAAGCGTCCCGCCACCAGGCGGGGCGCTTCCTTTGTTTTCAGACACGTTTCCACTACCGCACGGCCGGGTTCAAAAGTAACCGTTTGTGTCCCACCCCACATGCGCGTCTACAATCATGGGGAGCTCAGCGTGGCGCTCTGCACGTATTCCTCCAAGCCATGAGTGAGCAAACATGAAAATTGGCATTCTGACCAGCGGTGGCGACTGCCCCGGCCTCAACGCAGTGATCCGGGGAGCCGTCCTCAAGGGCATCGCCATCCACGGCCAGGAATTTGTGGGCTTCCGTGACGGCTGGCGTGGTGTTGTGGAAGGTGATGTCATTGACATCCCCCGCACCATGGTCCGCGGTATCGCCAAGCAGGGTGGCACCATCCTGGGCACATCCCGCACCAACCCGTTTGAAAACGGCGGTGGCCCGGACGTCATCAAAGCCCACATGGAACGCCTGGGCATTGACGCGATCATCGCCATCGGCGGCGAGGGAACCCTGGCAGCGGCCAAGCGCCTCACCGATGCAGGCCTGAAAATCGTCGGCGTCCCCAAGACCGTGGACAACGACCTCGATGCCACCGACTACACCTTCGGCTTCGATTCACCGATGCAGGCCTGAAAATCGTCGGCGTCCCCAAGACCGTGGACAACGACCTCGATGCCACCGACTACACCTTCGGCTTCGATACCGCAGTCCAGATCGCCACGGAGGCCATTGATCGCCTCCGGACCACCGGGGAGTCCCACCACCGGTGCATGATCGCCGAAGTCATGGGCCGCCATGTCGGCTGGATCGCCCTGCACGCCGGCATGGCCGCCGGCGCCCATGCCATCCTGATCCCCGAGCAGAAGGTCAGCATCGAGGAGATCACTGAGTGGGTCCAGGAAGCCCACGATCGTGGCCGCGCGCCCCTGGTAGTGGTTGCTGAAGGCTTCGTTCCGGAACATATGGAGTCCCCGCACTCCGAGCGCGGGCTGGATACCTTTGGCCGTCCCCGCCTCGGCGGCATCGCGGACCAGCTGGCCCCCGAGATCGAGGCCCGCACGGGCATTGAAACCCGCGCCACGATCCTCGGCCACATTCAGCGCGGTGGCGTCCCCACCGCCTACGACCGCGTTCTGGCAACCCGCCTGGGCATGGCCGCCATCGACTCCGTAGTGGACGGACGATGGGGCACCATGGTGGCCCTCAAGGGAACGGACATCTCCCACGTAGGCTTCGAGGAAGCCCTGGGCAAGCTCAAGACCGTACCGCAGCACCGCTACGACGAAGCGTCTGTGCTTTTCGGCTAGTCGGTTAGGCTGAATCCATGACTCTTGAGCCCACGTCCGCTGCCATTATCCAGCTGGCGTGGGCTCGCCATTTGGGGCTCGACGACGACGCTTTCGCCACCGCCGCAGCCCGGCTCACCAACTCGACAACGGACCCCGGCGACCCCGCACACCGCATCACCCGCGTGGACGAATCAGCCCGGGCAGTGGTCTTCCTCAGGCTCTTCGGAGTTTCCGCGATGGTGGGGCCGCAGTGGGCCTTGGACGCCGCCGTCGGACTTCCTGATACAGAGCTCGCCCAACACGTGACCCTGCTGACCCTGACCCGGTCCCATGGAGGGCACGGGCTGGGATCAACGGCCCTGTTCTTCGCTGACGATTTGCCGCTGCAGCAACCTTCCGACGACCTCACAGTCTCCCGGGGCAACCCGGAGGCCATCAGCCTTGAAGGGCAGTGCCCTCCGGACGATGTCAATGAGGTGGGGCTGCAGGGCCTGGAACACCGGTTCACCATCATGCACCCTGACGAGGCACCGCCCACCCCCGTGGCCTGCGGTGCCTACTCCGAATGGGAAGGCATCCTGGCCAACATGGGCGTTCTGGTGGCGCCTCCGTGGCGTCGCCGCGGCTTGGGAACCCTGGCGGCGTCCATTGCAGCCCACGAAGCATTGGCGTCCGGGCTGACCCTCCAGTGGAAAGCCGATGTCAGCAACACCGGAGCGCTCGCGATGGCCCGCAGCCTTGGCTTTGCCACGGGTGGGCTCCACGCTGGCGTGCTGCTCGGCTGATTCCCCCAGATTTTGTCCACCTGATGCCCTTGAGGAGTCTTCTTCAGGGCATCAGGTGGACAAGACCCTAGGTGTTGAGGTCAGCCTTGGCAGTTTCCGGCGCGGATGCGGACCTGCCGCCCCAACCCTTTACTGACTTCGGCTTCCCAAAGAACAGCGCCACCACCGCGCCCAGCAGGATCGCGCAGGCGGGCAGCAGGATGGACTGGCTCATCGCCGTCGAGAATCCTGCATGAAGGGCTTCCGGCAGTACGCCGCCCATGGACGCTTCGCCCACGGGAGCACCGGCCGGGGCTGCGGGCAATTCCGCGGAGAGCCGCGACTGGATCAGGGCAGCGATGGCCGCTGAACCCAGGACAGCACCGATTTGGCGGGTGGTGTTGAAGACACCGGAGCCTGCACCGGCCTGCCGCGGTTCCAGGTTGCGGGTGGTGGCGTTGGACACCGGTCCCCAGATGAAGGCGTTGGCAACACCTTGCAGCGCGCTGGGCAACAGGAACATCCAGATGGGAGTGTCCGGTCCCAGCAGGGCAGCGGTCCAGAAGAGGGCTCCTGCCATGCAGAGCAGGCCAAACGAGGCAAAGTATCGAGGATTCGCCCGGTCAATGAGCTTGCCTACGAACGGTGCCAGGGCACCGGAAATAACGGCCATGGGGATCATGAGCAGCGCCGACTGGGTGGGCGTCAATCCGCGGACCGTCTGGTAGTAGAAGATGGTTGGCAGCGGGAACGCCGTCACCGTGAAACCGACGGCCATGATGGTGGTGTTGCCCAGGGAGAAGTTGCGGTCCTTGAACAGGCCAAGTGGCAGCAGCGGTTCCCCGCCCCGGCGTTCAAGGAGCCATTGCCAGAGCACAAAGAGAACCAGGACCACCAGTCCGGTGATGATCAGCCCCCAAACGGTGACGAATCCGGTGACCGTTCCCCACTTGTAGGTCTGGCCTTCCTGGATGCCAAAGACCAGCAGGAACATGCCGACGGCGGACAGCACCACGCCGAGAACGTCGAACGAGTGCGTGTGGGTGGTCAGTTTCGGTACGAAACGCATCACCAGGATGAAGGCCACGATCCCAATGGGGACGTTGACGAAGAAGATCCATTCCCAACCCAGGCTGTCCACCAGCACGCCGCCAAGAATAGGGCCAACCAGCACGGCCATGCCGGCGGTAGCTCCCCACAGCCCCATGGCCGCACCGCGGCGGTCCGGCGGGAAGATTCGGGTGATGACGGCCATGGTCTGGGGCGTCATCATGGCTGCACCCAGGCCTTGGAGGACACGGGCGGCGATCAACATGGTGACGTCACCGGAGAGACCGCACCACAACGACGCAAGGGTGAAGACCACCAGGCCTATCAGGTAAAGGTTCTTCGGTCCGAACCGGTCCCCCAGCCTCCCGGTGATGAGCAGGGGCACTGCGTACGCCAGCAGATAGGCGCTGGTGACCCAGATGACGGCATTTATGTCCGTGTTGAGGCCCTCCATGATCCGCGGATTCGCGACCGACACGATGGTGGTGTCGATGAGGATCATGAAGAAGCCCACCACGAGTGACCACAGCGCGGGCCACGGCTTAGCTACGTTTTCCAAGGGATTCCTTTGGCTTGTGTGAAGTGTCTGATGGAGCCGGCAGGGGTTCGTCCCAGGGCAGGTGCCCGTTGCCCAACTCCTCGAGGAGGCCGCGGATCCACGCGATCTCCGTTCGGCGCATTGCTTGTTGATACGTGATGTCAATCCAGTACTTACGGGCAAGTCCCTTGGCCGTCACCGTGGCCTCCGCCCGGACCAGGAAGTCGAGATCGGCAGTGAGTGCTACCACCCGTTCTTCCAGCAGCTCCGCCACCGTGCTGGAAGGGAGGTGATGCGCTTCGGCGATGGCATGCGGAAAGAGTGGGTACTCGTTGACCGGGGTTGACAGCATGGCTTGGAGCCGGGCTTCCAGGGCGTCGTGTCCGGCGTCAGTGATCCGGTACGTGGTCCGCTCAGGACGGTTGCCCTCCCGTTCCGTGCCTGTT includes the following:
- a CDS encoding response regulator transcription factor; translation: MSTNPQNGPGRTVRVVIVDDHTIFRSGLKADLDARMDVVGEAGTVEQAIAVIAETRPEVVLLDVHLPGGLGGGGREVIAGSTALLGTTSFLALSVSDAAEDVVSVIRAGARGYVTKTISGKEISDAVIRVADGDAVFSPRLAGFVLDAFGTAPADIADDELDKLSARELEVMRLIARGYSYKEVAKELFISIKTVETHVSAVLRKLQLSSRHELTKWAAERRLL
- a CDS encoding ATP-binding protein; amino-acid sequence: MTTAVQRPVLVRSSDRMIAGVCSGLADHLGWPVKFVRLGMILACFAGGAGVAFYAWLWTMVPTADESAKRNARRPASPIAPAVSLPPNGGTTPAGFTPGAGSHQASKTYDAGCPPSAAGAPPVLGSVPVGGPFPGAAAGHPVPGGSDAAGRGQVPAAEPAGFGSPTAAWDWAGSGGGGGLASWFSSRRIQYGKEILLGAALLLVAAILIARQFGVDVPLGTLIPAAAILGGAAIAWMQLDETRRAGLVDKTKADQAGGWVRLAAGLALVVAGVLVMVSGSGSWEQTWLALLASVAVLGGVALVLLPWGLKFWKDLETERAGRIRETERAEIAAHLHDSVLQTLALIQRRAGSEQDVVRLARAQERELRAWLFSDAAKESGLLAERIKAVAAEVEDSQGHAVEVVAVGDTDMTERHEAMVQAAREAMLNAARHGGGAVSVYVESTAGTTEIFVKDRGPGFDPEAVPDDRLGVKESIIGRMKRHGGTATINSSSDGTEVRLTLPSANGDAGEQRNSETRNSEARNGEAKQ
- a CDS encoding PspC domain-containing protein, translated to MNANSINPEEPGTPGTAGTSGAQQGPTAGTSAGTGPDNGNYPPAGAAPAVSQENFFDWIRNQGIRRGPDRWIGGVASGVAHRFGIDPLIVRGIFIVLALFAGVGVLLYGIAWALLPEPDGRIHVQEAAAGRWSGGMTGALITTIIGLPSLGRGFWGWGWDGLPGLFWTLFWMGGIFYLIYFLVQRNKASKGTPPMGQQNYSAAPGKTSAYGTPAPGTPVAHGPSTAYGPSAAYGTSTAGNTGVPVYGVGQHGTNLHGHSAGAVPPSGPYTPSGPYSPSNPSGPRPPQGPIPPQDWQPQPAAPKRKGPGAAIVAVSAGAALLAGGTLKALDAGNVIELGNSANAVVWATGAAVLGLGILVAGLRGRTSGFLGFLAVAALIIGGIFNVVPRDGDRFTFHDVNWAPTSLEQARQGIDVTGAQGVVDLTDITMNPPLISEVLIPVDATASNVTVIIPDDVPVEVRADMTFGNLNERGSDRGGRLQDERTLYNTGKPGANLVVEIDGTFSNVTIQEGN
- a CDS encoding PspC domain-containing protein, with the protein product MDKFFSIVRGFGLKRGPQRWLGGICGGIAAKLRVDVAYVRVAFLLFCLLPGPAFVIYILGWLILPDQNNKIALESFISQRSR
- a CDS encoding GNAT family N-acetyltransferase is translated as MTLEPTSAAIIQLAWARHLGLDDDAFATAAARLTNSTTDPGDPAHRITRVDESARAVVFLRLFGVSAMVGPQWALDAAVGLPDTELAQHVTLLTLTRSHGGHGLGSTALFFADDLPLQQPSDDLTVSRGNPEAISLEGQCPPDDVNEVGLQGLEHRFTIMHPDEAPPTPVACGAYSEWEGILANMGVLVAPPWRRRGLGTLAASIAAHEALASGLTLQWKADVSNTGALAMARSLGFATGGLHAGVLLG
- a CDS encoding DHA2 family efflux MFS transporter permease subunit, whose product is MENVAKPWPALWSLVVGFFMILIDTTIVSVANPRIMEGLNTDINAVIWVTSAYLLAYAVPLLITGRLGDRFGPKNLYLIGLVVFTLASLWCGLSGDVTMLIAARVLQGLGAAMMTPQTMAVITRIFPPDRRGAAMGLWGATAGMAVLVGPILGGVLVDSLGWEWIFFVNVPIGIVAFILVMRFVPKLTTHTHSFDVLGVVLSAVGMFLLVFGIQEGQTYKWGTVTGFVTVWGLIITGLVVLVLFVLWQWLLERRGGEPLLPLGLFKDRNFSLGNTTIMAVGFTVTAFPLPTIFYYQTVRGLTPTQSALLMIPMAVISGALAPFVGKLIDRANPRYFASFGLLCMAGALFWTAALLGPDTPIWMFLLPSALQGVANAFIWGPVSNATTRNLEPRQAGAGSGVFNTTRQIGAVLGSAAIAALIQSRLSAELPAAPAGAPVGEASMGGVLPEALHAGFSTAMSQSILLPACAILLGAVVALFFGKPKSVKGWGGRSASAPETAKADLNT
- a CDS encoding PadR family transcriptional regulator, producing the protein MPKAAELTPLGVASLALLAEQPLHPYEMYQVLMARHEDRLVKVRPGTLYHAVGRLEESGLVEATGTEREGNRPERTTYRITDAGHDALEARLQAMLSTPVNEYPLFPHAIAEAHHLPSSTVAELLEERVVALTADLDFLVRAEATVTAKGLARKYWIDITYQQAMRRTEIAWIRGLLEELGNGHLPWDEPLPAPSDTSHKPKESLGKRS